In Myxococcus stipitatus, a single window of DNA contains:
- a CDS encoding tenascin-X: MARATRAGGLGWTGILLLTVLAAGGTGCREEPRLQDARGRLRLSVERLEFPTAYPGTARVAEVRIHNAGRAPLDVSWSSVDAPFAVLDVLPARVTTAEVPVRVRFEPTAPGAFQALLVGTTSDGGRAEVTLVGQAQAPPECFTPVKCATSTFDLASERCVETPLPDGTACDPGNVCVLDATCQQGRCKGRERTCDDGNACTTDVCHALDGCGAVPAPPCPGDGACQVGTCDPKRGCGLADAPDGTFCGTERGCDVADVCVEGACTRQDPPDRFLCAPATPCQGEGRCKGSVCEQPPAVALTTDWSLDSSALGLGLHDLLVGPRGDVALMGFYTSALLDATSPTPARTRDAGRRCMLWNDRLLCMDLPSDGTVSLVERFTGVPRWTFTLSRERPDIAERTLTLFLARLAVMAPDRLAALFEAYPAGQSRETLCRMYFLVVLDAFGQLVSARELTDPLLSECNHPHPFGVVSDAVGDLYVAFSRTLNVGAPLQPGAPTLLMAFTSDGLPRWRRMEAYNGGELAVVDGRLFSERGTQALDTKDGSVAATLPQVFGRGVATHTVAVPSALGISVGPGDSGAGPLATTLGGYRLPGLEPAWTYSLRQGQVLTSKEMRLARWPDAPGFPPRTVVLASAVDSHRQPWLVGVSARDGREVFQCALDAPFSTGPNLMELAPGALLTMDNATTCGECDPPFAYSQASFRRFPMPGLLPAPEPWPGTFGGPGHDHHEGADH; this comes from the coding sequence ATGGCGCGCGCGACGAGAGCTGGCGGACTGGGGTGGACGGGCATCCTGCTGCTGACGGTGCTGGCGGCCGGCGGGACGGGCTGCCGGGAGGAGCCCCGGCTCCAGGACGCGCGAGGCCGGCTGCGGTTGTCGGTGGAGCGCCTGGAGTTCCCCACCGCCTACCCCGGCACGGCACGCGTGGCGGAGGTGCGCATCCACAACGCGGGCCGCGCGCCGCTGGACGTCTCGTGGAGCTCCGTGGACGCGCCCTTCGCCGTGCTGGACGTGCTGCCGGCGCGCGTGACGACGGCCGAGGTGCCGGTGCGCGTGCGCTTCGAGCCCACGGCGCCGGGGGCGTTCCAGGCCCTGCTGGTGGGCACCACGTCGGACGGGGGCCGGGCGGAGGTGACGCTGGTGGGCCAGGCGCAGGCCCCGCCGGAGTGCTTCACGCCGGTGAAGTGCGCCACCTCCACCTTCGACCTCGCCTCCGAGCGGTGCGTGGAGACGCCGCTGCCGGACGGCACGGCGTGCGACCCGGGCAACGTCTGCGTGCTCGACGCCACGTGCCAGCAGGGCCGGTGCAAGGGGCGCGAGCGGACGTGTGACGACGGGAACGCGTGCACCACGGACGTGTGCCACGCGCTGGACGGGTGTGGCGCCGTCCCCGCGCCGCCGTGCCCCGGGGATGGCGCGTGCCAGGTGGGCACGTGCGACCCGAAGCGGGGCTGCGGCCTGGCCGACGCGCCGGATGGCACCTTCTGTGGCACGGAGCGCGGCTGCGACGTGGCGGACGTGTGCGTCGAGGGCGCGTGCACGCGGCAGGACCCGCCGGACCGCTTCCTTTGCGCGCCGGCCACCCCGTGCCAGGGCGAGGGCCGCTGCAAGGGCTCCGTGTGCGAGCAGCCCCCCGCGGTGGCGCTGACGACGGACTGGAGCCTCGACTCGAGCGCGCTGGGGCTGGGCCTGCACGACCTGCTGGTGGGGCCGCGGGGCGACGTGGCGCTGATGGGCTTCTATACGTCCGCGCTGCTCGACGCGACGTCCCCCACGCCCGCGCGCACGCGGGACGCGGGCCGGCGCTGCATGCTGTGGAACGACCGGCTGTTGTGCATGGACCTGCCGAGCGACGGCACCGTGTCCCTGGTGGAGCGCTTCACCGGCGTGCCCCGCTGGACCTTCACCCTGTCGCGGGAGCGCCCGGACATCGCCGAGCGCACGTTGACGCTGTTCCTGGCGCGGCTGGCGGTGATGGCGCCGGACCGGCTGGCGGCCCTCTTCGAGGCCTACCCGGCCGGGCAGTCGCGCGAGACGCTGTGCCGCATGTACTTCCTGGTGGTGCTGGATGCCTTCGGGCAGCTGGTGTCCGCGCGGGAGCTGACCGACCCGCTGTTGAGCGAGTGCAACCACCCGCACCCCTTCGGCGTCGTGTCGGACGCGGTGGGCGACCTGTACGTCGCCTTCTCGCGGACGCTGAACGTGGGGGCGCCGCTCCAGCCGGGCGCGCCCACGCTGCTGATGGCCTTCACGTCCGACGGCCTGCCTCGCTGGCGCAGGATGGAAGCGTACAACGGGGGCGAGCTGGCGGTGGTGGACGGGAGGCTGTTCTCCGAGCGCGGCACGCAGGCCCTCGACACGAAGGACGGCTCGGTGGCGGCGACGCTGCCCCAGGTCTTCGGCCGCGGCGTGGCCACGCACACCGTGGCGGTGCCGAGCGCGCTGGGAATCTCGGTGGGCCCGGGTGACAGCGGCGCGGGGCCGCTCGCGACGACGCTGGGGGGCTACCGACTGCCGGGGCTGGAGCCGGCGTGGACGTACTCGCTGCGGCAGGGGCAGGTGCTGACGTCGAAGGAGATGCGGCTGGCCCGCTGGCCGGACGCCCCGGGCTTCCCGCCGCGGACGGTGGTGCTGGCCTCGGCGGTGGACTCGCATCGACAGCCCTGGCTGGTGGGCGTGAGCGCGCGCGATGGCCGCGAGGTCTTCCAGTGCGCGCTCGACGCCCCCTTCTCCACCGGGCCCAACCTGATGGAGCTGGCGCCGGGGGCGCTGCTGACCATGGACAACGCCACCACGTGTGGCGAGTGCGACCCGCCGTTCGCGTACAGCCAGGCGAGCTTCCGGCGCTTCCCCATGCCGGGCTTGCTGCCCGCCCCCGAGCCCTGGCCCGGGACGTTCGGCGGCCCCGGCCATGACCACCACGAGGGCGCCGACCACTGA